The window CGACCGCGAGGCCGACCTGACTGCCGCCGGCGCTGAACGCGACGAGGCTGCCGAGCGCGAGGAGGAAGCGGCGCTGGCCGCGCGCGCGATTCCGGCTGATTTCGCGGTAGAGCGCCAGTGCGACGAGCGCGGCGACGCCCATCGAAACGGCGGCGCGACCCGGGAGTCCGGGCGTGACTGCGGCGGAGAGCGACCGGCTCACGCCGCTCGGACCGAGGAAGACGAACTTCACGTTCGCGACGATGACGCCGACGACGCCGCCAAGGACGGAGATGACGACGCGGTCACGGTCGAGGCCGCGGAGCGCCCGCGCGGTGGCGTACGCGATGCCGCCGCCGACGAACGGCACGAGCACCCAGAGCGTCGCTATCTGCTGATACTTCGCCCACGCGGGACTGCCGCCCATCGCGAGGCCCGTGCCGACGACCGCGCCCGTGACGGTGAACGCGGTGGCGATGGGGTAGCCCGTGAACACGCCGACTGCGACGAGCACCGCGGCGATGGTGAGCGCGATGACCGCCGCCGTCGGCGAGAGCGACTGCCCGATGATGAGGTCTTGGCCCACGGCTTCGCTCACGTTCTTGCCCTGGAACACCGCGCCGGCGAATCCGAGGATACCGACCAGGAACCCCGCGCGCATCACCGGAATCGCGTTCGCACCGACCGCTGGCGCGAACGGCGTCGACCCAGACGAGCCTGCGCCGATAGCCCACGCCATGAAGAGGCTCGCGACGGCGGCGACGACCAGAACGGCGAGACCTGCCATACGCGTCCGTGTGGCGGCCGCGGCTTGAGGGTGTCGCTTAGTTGGTCGTCGGATTCGTGTCCGCGTCCGTCTCCGGGAGTTCGACGCCCTCTGCGGCCGCGACGGACTCCACGTCCTTCTCCGCGTCCACGTGCCAGCGCTCGACGTCCTCCTTGTAGGATTCGAGGTACTCGCGCACCGCGTCCTTCAGGTCGTCGTCGTTCACGTTCACCTCGAACACGAACTCCTCCTGCGAGCGCACGTACCGGACGTTCGCGCTCACGAGGTCGTTGTCGAAGTAGTAGGGCGCGATCTGCGTCATCACTTTCCGGTACACCGTGTTCTCGATGGTTCGCAGGGCCTTCCGACCTGCCGTGTCGGCGGCGCGCGCCACGTAGTCGATGGAGTCCTGCCACTTCGACACCGCGCCGTCCACGTCGTCCTCTCCGAGTTTCTCGTAGGACTCCGTCAGGCGATCGCCCGCCGACCCGAGGTCGTCGTCCGCGGATCGCCCCGCGCGCTCGCCCTCGCCCTCGCGGACGCTCGCCTGTTCGGCGGTCTTCTCTGACACCTCCTCGTCGATGCGTTCGTGCGCCTTCGGCCGCCACTCGTCCCACGCCGCCAGCGCGTCCGAATCGACCCCCGCCTCACGCAGCGCGTACGTCACGCGCTCGCCGTGCTCGACGATCTCGCCCCAGTCACCCCGAACCTTGAACCCGGAGATACTCTCTTCCATCGCGGTTACGACACGTACTTTCCGAACGGGCTTACGTGTTACCGATGTGAGTACGTGACGCGTGTCGCCCACTCGTTCAGGCGCTCCTTCACCGCGGCGAGCGTGCGCACGTGTCCGGAGACCGAGCGGAGGTCGTCCTCGTCCACCTCGATCCGTTCGCCCTCGTAGGGGTCGCTGTCGGCGTCGGCGGCGTCAGTCACGGTCGTTATGGCGCACCGGCCGCACGCCTCGACGTCGTCGTTTCCGCCCATGCTCGACACCTAGCGCTCGAACCGCATAAGAGTGTGGCACGAGCTAACAAGACATAAGGGCGTGTGCGGCGTTCTCCGGCGTATGGAGTACCACGTCGTCGACCCCGCCGATATCTCCCCGACGCCGGATCGGCCCTCGGATCACCACGCCGTCTCCGACGCGCTCGGCCTCGAACGGATGGCGTTGAACGTCTACCGGGCTGAGCCGGGCGACCAGCTCCCGCTCGCCTACCACGTCCACGACGAACAGGAGGAGGCGTTCTACGTGCTCGACGGGACACTCCACGTCGAGACACCCGACGGCGAGCACGTCGTCGACACCGGCGAACTGTTCGTCGCGGAGCCGGAGAGCCCGCACCGCGCGTTCGTCCCCGCGGACGCCGATACCACCGTTCGCGCGCTCGCCGTCGGCGCACCCGCCGTGGACGACGTGCACCCCTACGAGGAATGACCGACACGGACACCGCTGACGCGGACCCGCTCGCCGGCGTCCCCGACTGGGATGACGAGTACCTCGACCGCGTGAGCGACCGCCTCATGCACAACTACGACCTCCGGAAGGACGAGGACGTACAGGGCGAACGGTTCGACCTCGCGGGCGCGCTCCACGTCGAGAACCGGAAACAGCTCATCCACCCCTCCATTCGGTACGCGGAACACGACGCCCGCGAGTACGTGTTCGCGCGCCGCACCGACGCCGTCTCCGTCGAATCGGTCGACGCCCTCTCCGAGCTCGGTGAGGCGCTCGCCGACGAGTGGATCGACGCCGACGAAGAACACTACGAGACCGGCTTCACGTTCGTCGTCGTTGCGCCCGAAATCCCCGGGGACGTTCGCGCGTTCGTGCGGTCGCACGGCGGCCGGACGCTCCTCAAGTACGGCTACTACGGCCGGTACGAGGTGAACCTCGTCGTCGTCGCTCCCGACCGCGAGGACGTGGTGGCGAGCGAGCACGCGGACGTCGCCTCGGCGTTCACGCTCTGGGACGTAGACGAAACCGAAGAAAGCGCCGTGCGGCGGTTGATTCAGCTGTTCCGCGGTTAGTCGCCGTCCGCGTTCTCACCGCCGTCCGCGGCGGCGCGACCGGTTCGGTCTCGCGCCTGTTTGATGTTCGTGTACCCTTCTCGGACGACGTAGGCAGCGAGGCCGACGAGCACGAGTGCGAGCGCGATTTGCACGACGACGGATATCGTCGCGACGGTTCCGTTGCTCGCCATCCACGCGTCGTTCAGGAGTTTCTCCTGGAGGTTGGTCACGAACGCCAGGTAGAACAGCGCGAGTATGGTGACGACGGTCATCAGCGCCATCGGGACGCCCGTGCTGATGAGCTGCTTGCTCTTGTCCCAGTTCGCGATCCAGACCGTGCCGGCGAGGAGCGCGAGCGCGGCGAGCAGCTGGTTCGCACCGCCGAACAGCGGCCAGAGCGCCGACCACGACCCGCTCGCGACGAGAACGTACGCGAGCACGGACTGGACGCCGGCGTTCGCGTACCGGTTCGTCGCGGTCTTCTCCGCGCTGGTCTCCGGGGTGCCGATGATCTCGTCGAACATGTAACGCCCGAGGCGGAGCGCGGTGTCGGTGCTGGTGAGGAGGAAGCTCACCATCACGAGGGCCATGAACGGCGCGCCGAACGAGGCGGGGATCCCGAAGGTGGAGAGGATGATCCCGCCGCCGGTCGCGAAGTTCGGGAGCGCCAGGCCGATACCGCCGCCCGTCGGTGTCTGGAACGCGATGGCGAGCGTGGCGAGCGCGACCGTCGCGAGGAGGCCCTCACCGAGCATTCCGCCGTACCCGATGGCGCGCGCGTCGCTCTCCTTGTTGAGCTGTTTCGAGGTCGTTCCGGACGAGACGAGAGAGTGGAATCCGCTGATCGTACCGCACGCGATGGTGACGAACAGAACCGGGAACAGCGGAAGCGGGCCGACGAGGTCGGTCGTCGTTCCGATCCCCCAGAACCCGTTCCAGGCGCTCATGTTGATGGTGAGCGGTTCCGTGGCGCTGATGGCGCTGATGTTGAGCGCGCCGCCGACCGAGCCGACGATGATGGCGAGCAGTGCGCCGCCGACGCCCGCGTACAGCAGGAACGACGACAGGTAGTCCCGCGGCTGGAGGAGCATCCAGACCGGGAGCGTGCTCGCGACGAACGCGTACAGGATGACGACCGGCACCCAGCCGGCGATGTTCGCGTTCTGGCTGGCGGCGAGCGGCAGCCAGTCACCGCCACTTCCGAACAGGACGATGACGTCGCTCGCGAGTTCGGGGCGGCTGAACAGCGCGATGGGGTACTGAATGCCGACCCAGACGCTCGCGAAGACAGCAGCGACGAACGCGACGGTTCCCGGGATAAATGGGAGGTCGAGCTGGTAGAGGTAGACCCCGAACACGAACGCGAGCGCGATGTAGAGCAGGCTCGCGGTCGCCGCGCTCGGGTACGCGTTGAACACGACGGCGACGACGAACGCGAACACGGCGACGACGAGGATGATGGTGAGGAACGCGAACCAGAGCAGGGCGTTCTTCCCGCCGTCCCCGACGTACTCGCCGATGATGCTCCCGATGGACTTCCCCTCGTGGCGGAGGCTTCCGCTGAGTGAGACGAAGTCGTGGACTGCTCCCATCAGGGGGTTGCCGATAGCGACCCAGAGCAGGGCGGGCACCCAGCCCCAGATGACGCCGGCAGTGATGGGGCCGACGATGGGGGCGCCGCCCGCGATGCTCGAGTAGTGGTGGCCGAGCAGAACCGGTTTTTTCGACGGAACGTACTCCTGACCGTCTTCGTACTTGTGGGCTGGTGTTTCGCGTGAATCGTCGAGTTCGACGAAGTTCGCGAGGTACCGCGAGTACCCCAGGTAGCCCGCGCTGAACAGCACGAGTACCAGTAGCACCATCCAGACGACGCCAATTGCCATGATATCACCTCACACGTTCAACTGGCGGGACTTAAACGTTTCTTACTGTATTATAGGTTTTGTGGGGAGACTAGTCGTCCACAGCGACGTCCAGCCCCGCCGCGACCGCCTCGAGTGCGTCCCCCGTTATCTCCGTCGTCCGCGATTCGATGACCGCGACGAGCGGCACGTCGAACTCCCCGCGTACGTAGTCGATGCGCTCGCGCTCGGTCGCCACGCGGTTCCGGAGGTAACTCGCCCCCCGCCCCTCCTCGTGGTCTTCCGGCGACGGCGTCACCTTGTTCATCACGAGTCCCGTCACGCTCAGGTCGTACGACCGCAGCGTCTCAATCGTGCGACTCGTCTCCCGCACCGAGAGCTCGTCCGGGTTCAACACGAGGTAGAACGCCGCGTCCTCCCGGAGCGTCCGCGCCGCGAACTCGAACTTCTCCTTTCGCGAGCGCAGATGCTCGATGATGGGGTCGTCCTCCGCCGTCTTCTCCGGCTCTTTCCCCCCGACTGCCGCCATGTCGTACAGCCGCATGCTCTCGCGCCGTTTCTCCAGCAATCGGTCGGTCCACTCGCCGAGGAACTCCGGGAGCGCGAGCAAGCGAAGCGTCCCGCCCGTCGGCGACGTGTCGAACACGACGCGGTCGTAGTCGTCCGACTCCCGCATCACCTGAATGAATCGGTCGAACAGCGCCGCCTCGTGCGCGCCCGGCGTCTGGTGTGCGAGCTCTATCTGGCGATCCATCTCCTTTACGACCACTTCGCTCACTTGCTCGCTCATCGTCCGCCGCACGTCCATCAAGTGCTCCTCGACCTCCTCCTCGGGGTCTATCTCCATCGCGTACAGGCCGTCACACCCCTCGACCGGCTGGGGGTCGTCGCCGAACTGCTGGCCGAACACGTCGGAGGTCGAGTGCGCGGGATCCGTCGACACCAGCAGCGTCTTCAGACCGGCGTTCGCGCACCGCAGGCCGTACGCCGCCGACACCGTGGTCTTCCCGACTCCCCCCTTCCCACCGAAGAACGTGAACCGCGCCATCAGAAGTGGAAGTGCCCCTTCCAGTCGAGCACTGACTCTCGCTCCCACATCCGGCGCTCCCACGCGTCGAACTCGTCCGCGAGGTACGGCAGGAGCTCCGACGTGTAGTAGGACGCGGGCGTCGGCACGCCGAAGGCGTCCGCGAAGCACGCGAAGAAGAACGCGTCCTCGACGTCGTGCGCCTCGTCCTCGATGTCCTCGAACGCCGGATGCTCGATCATCCCGTGCCAGAGGCCGTGGCCCACTTCGCGAAGCCACTCGCGAGCGCGCGCGAACTGCTCGTGTATCGTCATACACCGACGTTCATTGCCACGCGAATAAATACCGTGGTTGTTCGTGTTACTCGAGGTCTGCGGCGAGCGCGTCCAGCGCGCGCTCTAACTCCCGCCGTCGCTTCCACCCCGCTACCCGGTCCGCGAGAAACGCCGGCGGCACGCCCAGGGCCACCGTCGACGACAGCGTTACCTCGACCCCTCCGCTCACCGTCGTCACTGACGCCTCCGTCCGCATCTCCTCGAACGGCCCCGCGTCCCCGACTTGCTCGTACACCCAGCCGTCCGCCGTCTCCGACACCGCAAACGACACGCTGACACCCGGCATCCGCGCCGCCACACGCGCTCCCGACTCGGTCTCCTCGACACCCACCACCTCGAACGTCCCCTCGTACGCGATCAGGGAGGACGGCGAGAGCGAGCGCTTCACAGATTCCAGCGGCTCCTGGACGAACCGCGACGCGGACACCGTACGCATACCCACCGATTCGCCCCGACGACGGAAAACTTACCGCTCACACCCGCCCCCCACTCACGCGTTCCGCGGCGTCCGCAGAACCGCGGGGCGGTTCTGTCGGATACGAGAATTCGAAGCCGAGTCTCGAACGCGTAGCGCCGCGTAACCGACACCTTAACGCACTCCCCGGCCCGCTTTTCCGGTATGCCTATCGAGGACCGCGAGAACGCGCACGTCATCACGCACGCGCTCGCGAAGGACACGCTCTCCCGGATTCGGGACGAGTCGACGGAGCAGGTCGGGTTCCGGAAGGGCCTGGTGAAGCTCGGCCGCATCTGCGGGTACGAGGTCATCGACGGCGTGATGGAGACGGAATACGTCGAACTCGAAACCCCGCTCGCGCCGACGACGGGCGAGCGCGTGAAGGGCCTGGACGACGTGGTCATCATCAACGTATTGCGGGCGGCGACGCCGTTCGTCGAGGGCCTGTTGAAGGCGTTCCCGCGCGCGAAGCAGGGCGTGATCAGCGCGGGCCGCGACGAGTCCGGGCAGCGCGAGGACGGAACCTTCCCCATCACCGTGGACTACGTGAAACTCCCCGAAATCACGGAGGACGACACCGTCATCGTCGCGGATCCGATGCTCGCAACCGGCTCCACGATGTGCACCGTCCTCGACACCGTGCTGGACGGGCAGGCGGAGCCGGAGAACCTCTTCGTGCTCTCCGCCGTCTCCGCGCCCGACGGCCTCCTCCGCGTGCAGGACGGGTTCCCCGAAGCCGATCTCCTCACCGTCAGCATCGACGACCACCTCAACGAGGAGGGCTACATCATCCCTGGACTCGGCGACGCCGGCGACCGCGCGTTCCGCACGAAGTAGGGTCTGACGCCGCAGTTCTTTATACCTCGGCGTGTATGCGGTAGGTATGCCGGAGGACTCCTGCGCGCACTGCGGAGACGACGTGTCCGATGCGCTCGCCCGCACGATCCGCGTCACCGTCGACCGCTCCCAGATAGACCAACAGCGCCTCTGCCCGACGTGCTTCGCGGACTGGATCGACCGCTACGAGGCCGAGATGCAGCCCGAGGAGACGACCACTGTGAACGACGAGAACATCATCGTCGACTAGCGGTGCTGCCGTCCGGCGCGGCGGCGTTCCTCGTCTCGCCACCCCTTCGCTTCACCTCGACACTCCACGCACTCATGCGGTTTTCTCGCGTACGCTCCGAACGAAGCCGACCCCTTGACGGCTCCCGATCCCTCCTTACTCCTCGGTGTCCGTATCGTCCGTTCCGTCGTCCTCGTCGCCCGCGCTCAGGCCGTCGTTCGCGGGGCGGTCGAGCGCGCGTTCGGCGTCGCTGTGCGCGGAGTAGCCGTCGAACCACCGGACGATGCGCTCCAGCCGGTCGACGACGTGCCCGGGTTCGCCCGACCGGGAGAGCTCGTGGCCCTCCCGGGGGTAGCGGACGAGGCGGGTGTCGACGCCGTTCTTCTTCATGAAGAGGTAGAACATCTCGCCGTTGTTCACGGGGACGCGGAAGTCGTTGTCCGCGTGCACCACCAGCGTCGGCGTCTCCACCTGGTCGGCGTACGCGACCGGGGACTGCTCCCAGAGGAAGTCGGGTTCCTCCCAGGGCGTCGTGCCGAAGTCGCCCTCCACGAGCTTGAACGCGTCCGTGGAGCCGTAGAACGAGGAGAGGTCGTAGACGCCGCGCTGGGCGACCGCGCCGTCGAAGTAGTCCGTGTGGCCGACGATCCAGCCGGTCATGTACCCGCCGAAACTCCCGCCGGTGACGAACGTGTTCTCGTCGTCAACGTACTCCCTGCTCGCGACCTCGCGGGTGCCGGCCATCACGTCCGTCATCGTCACGTCGCCCCAGTCGCGCTCGATGGCGGTCGCGAACGCCTCGCCGTAGCCGGTCGAGCCGCGGGGGTTCGACCAGAAGACGACGTAGCCGGCGGCGGCGAGCGTCTGGAACTCGTGCCACATCGTGCCCGCGGTGCTCCACATCGCGTGCGGGCCGCCGTGAATCTCCACCGCGAGCGGATAGGTCTCGTCCGGGTCGAAGTCAGGTGGGGTGAGCACCCAGCCCTGGATCTTGGTATGGCCCGGTTCGGCAGACGGGCCAGTATTGGTATGGCCCGGTTCGGCAGACGGGCCAGTATTGGTATGGCTCGGTTCGGCAGACGGGTCAGTACTGTCGCCCTCGCCGTTCTCGAACCACAGTTCTTCGGGTTCGGAGACGGCGCGGTCGTCGAGGTACTCGTTGTTCAACCGCGTGAGGCGGACTTCCTCCGCGCCGCCGGGGGTCGCGGCGAACACGTCGCCCGGGTGGTCCCATTCGGACTGCGTGAACGCCACCGCGTCCGACGAGACGGAGAACCCGTCGATGTGGCCGCCCGTGTCGAGCACGGTCTCGACGCCGTCGTCCGTGGCGCGTCGCAACACGACTCGGCCCTCGTCGGGCGTCGCGAAGTACAGCGCGTCCTTCCGGAACGCCAGTCCGAGCGCGCTCACGGTGCGGTCGATATCTTCGGTGACGGTCTCCACGTCGCCCGTTTCGAGGTCGAGCACGTCGATTTCGGACTGACGCATCGACGCGTTCTCGAGCGGCGTCCACGTGTACGCGAGCGTCTCCGGCGTGGCGGCGAGCATCGGCATCCACCCCGTCACCTCCGTCACCGTCTCCGCCTCGCCTGCGTCGAGGTCGTAGGCGTCCACGTCGAACGTCATCGAATCGTCCGGCTCAGCGCCGCGCTTCACGCCGAAGAAGACGGTACTGGAATCGCCCCAGGTCGCGGAGACGTGGTCGAAGTCGCCGTCGGTGACGCGCTCTACGTCCTCGGTGTCGGTGTCGAGGACGTAGACGTGGCTGCGGGCGTCGTCGATGTAGCGCGCGCCGGCGCGGTAGATGTGCCGGTCGATGACCCGGGGGTCTGGGGGCTCTCGTTCGTACTCTTCGTCGGGGAGTTCGAGGTCGATGCCGTCCTCGCGCTCGGCGGGGGTGACCGACTGCGTGAACAGGAGGCGCTCGCCGTCCGGGCTCCACTCCGGGTTCGAGACGCCGCCCGGCACGTCGGTCACGCGCCGCGCCTCCCCGCCGCTCGTGGGGAGAATCCACAGCTGGGGGCGGTCGTCGTTCCCGCCGCGCGTGCTGACGAACGCGAGGCGGTCGCCGGATGGCGACCACCGCGGCTGGGAGTCCGCGCCCTCGCCCGTCGTGAACTGCCGGGGTTCGCCGCCGCCGACCGGCACCACGTACACGGTGGCGTCGTCGGACTCGTCGTCCTCGGGCACGCGCCGCACGAACGCCACCCGGTCGCCGTCCGGAGACACCCGGGGGTCGCTCGGCTTCGCGATGTCGTGATACTCGCTCGCACGCACTCGTTGCATGCGCAGTCGGTCGAGCGACGCTCGCAAAGAGGTTTCGTTTCGAAACACCTCGTGTCGGTGTGTCGCCGACTGCTGGCTGCTGATTCACCCGGGGGCGCTCAAATGACGGCGACGGATCCGTTCGGCCCGCGCTTCCCTACTCGGTGCTGTATCCCCGCCCTCCTGCGCTACTCGGTGGCTTCGGGAAACACGACCGCGGCACCGGGCTGTACGCGGAAGTGTCCGGTCTCACCCCGCTCGACCGGGGTTCGCTGGCCCTGCATCACGACCGTCACCTCCGTGAGTCCGTCTGTCTCTGGTTCGACGACGTACTGCGTCTGATCCCCCTGGAAATACCGGTCTACGACCTCGCCCGCGAAGTCCCAGTCAGTCTCCACGACGTCGATGTCCTCAGGGCGGATCGAGACGGTGACCGATCCGGACGCGTCGACGCCATCCGATACGATGAATCCGCCTTCACCGCCGATGCGAACCGCATCGCCATCGGCCGTTCCGTCCACGAGGTTCGTATCCCCGATGAAGTCCGCGACGAACGGACTCGCCGGTTCGCGGTATATCTCCTCCGGCGGCCCGACCTGCTCGACGCGCCCCTCGTTCAACACGGCCATCCGGTCGGAGAGCGTCATCGCGACCTCCTGGTCGTGCGTGACGTAGAAGAACGACCCGTCCACTTGGTCGTGGATCTGGCGGAGCTCGACCTGCATCTGCTTTCTCAGCTTCCGGTCGAGGCTCGACAGCGGTTCGTCGAAGAGCAGGACGTTCGGCTCGTTCACGAGCGCACGAGCGAGCGCGACTCGCTGTTGCTGGCCACCGGATAGCTCGTTCGGCTTCCGGTCGTAGTAGCCGTCGAGGTCAACGAGACCGAGGTACTCCTTCGACTTCTCCGTCCGAGTGGCTGCATCGACACCCGACTTTTTCAGGCCGTATTCGACGTTCTCCCCGACGGTCATGTGCGGGAAGAGCGAGAGGTGTTGGAAGACGAGGTTCGTGTCCCGTTCGTTTGGCGGAATGTCCGCGGCGTCAGCGCCGTCGAGGCGTACCGTCCCAGCGGTCGGCCGCTCGAACCCCGAAATCATCCGAAGGGTCGTCGTCTTCCCGCAGCCAGACGGCCCGACGAGGGAGAAGAACTCGCCGCGACGGATTGTGAAGTCGATGCCGTCGACGGCAGTCACGTCACCGTACTCCTTCCGGACGCCGTCAAGTTCAACAAGGGCTTCTGCACCGTCTGTCATGGATTCCCGTATCGAACGAACTGTCTAAACTGTTTGGGAATCTCGCGAACGCGTGATACATTAAAATTCTAACAGGGATCGTTGTCGACGTCTTCGCAAATTTCCGTTATCTATTTATCACACGCTCAGAGATGCACGTGCATGGTATCTGATGACAGTACGCTCACGAACCGCCGCAGCTTCCTGAAAACGACCGGAGCGGCCGGAGCTGTCGGATTCACGGGTCTCGCGGGCTGTATCGCCGGTGGTGGCGGTGGCGGCGCGAACACGATCAATATCCTGACGTGGGAGGAGTACACACCGCTCAAAGACGAGATCGAGTCGAACCTCGACGTCACCGTCGAGTTCACGAAATCGACGTCGTCGGCGAAGATGTTCTCCGCGTGGCAGGCGGGGAAGGACTCCCAGTACGACATCGCCGTCCCGAACAACAACTACGTGCCGAAGATGATGGATGCGGGCCTCGTCGACCCCGTCCCCGAGGACACGGTCGGCAACTACTCCGAGCTCTACGACCAGTTCCACCAGTTCGCGGACTCCCAGTTCACGTCGGGCGGAGACCTCTACGGTGTCCCCGTTCGCTTCGGCTGGTACGGGTACTCTTACAACAGCGATACCGTCCCCGACCACGAGGAGTCCTACAAAGCGCTCTTCGAGCCGAACTACACGGGAACGGATCTCTCCGGGAAGCTCATCATGTACGACAACCACTTCAAGGCGATGAGCGCCGCGGCGCTCTACCTCGGCTACCGTGACGCGTTCTCCGGCTCGAAAGTCACGCTCTCCCAGTCACAAATCGACGAAGTGAAGAAGACGATGATCGAGCAGAAGGACATCCTTCAGGGGTACATCGCCGCAGACCCCTCCTACATCAAGTCCTTCAAGCAGGGGAACTTCGACCTCGGGCAGTCCGGCCGGAACGAGATCGTCGAGATGTGGTCGAACGGCACGGGCTGGCCGAAGGTGGCGACTCCCAAGGAGGGGTCGCTCGCCTGGTTCGAGTCCGCCGTCGTCTCGAAGAAATCCGAGAACAAGGACCTCGCGTGGAAGGTCGTCAATCAGTTCATCGCACCGAAACTCGGCGCGAAACTCGCGCAAGCCGGCTTCTCGCCGTCCTGCAACCCGAAGACCCAGCAGTATCTCACGAG is drawn from Salarchaeum sp. JOR-1 and contains these coding sequences:
- a CDS encoding DUF5828 family protein; the protein is MEESISGFKVRGDWGEIVEHGERVTYALREAGVDSDALAAWDEWRPKAHERIDEEVSEKTAEQASVREGEGERAGRSADDDLGSAGDRLTESYEKLGEDDVDGAVSKWQDSIDYVARAADTAGRKALRTIENTVYRKVMTQIAPYYFDNDLVSANVRYVRSQEEFVFEVNVNDDDLKDAVREYLESYKEDVERWHVDAEKDVESVAAAEGVELPETDADTNPTTN
- a CDS encoding carbon starvation protein A translates to MAIGVVWMVLLVLVLFSAGYLGYSRYLANFVELDDSRETPAHKYEDGQEYVPSKKPVLLGHHYSSIAGGAPIVGPITAGVIWGWVPALLWVAIGNPLMGAVHDFVSLSGSLRHEGKSIGSIIGEYVGDGGKNALLWFAFLTIILVVAVFAFVVAVVFNAYPSAATASLLYIALAFVFGVYLYQLDLPFIPGTVAFVAAVFASVWVGIQYPIALFSRPELASDVIVLFGSGGDWLPLAASQNANIAGWVPVVILYAFVASTLPVWMLLQPRDYLSSFLLYAGVGGALLAIIVGSVGGALNISAISATEPLTINMSAWNGFWGIGTTTDLVGPLPLFPVLFVTIACGTISGFHSLVSSGTTSKQLNKESDARAIGYGGMLGEGLLATVALATLAIAFQTPTGGGIGLALPNFATGGGIILSTFGIPASFGAPFMALVMVSFLLTSTDTALRLGRYMFDEIIGTPETSAEKTATNRYANAGVQSVLAYVLVASGSWSALWPLFGGANQLLAALALLAGTVWIANWDKSKQLISTGVPMALMTVVTILALFYLAFVTNLQEKLLNDAWMASNGTVATISVVVQIALALVLVGLAAYVVREGYTNIKQARDRTGRAAADGGENADGD
- a CDS encoding S9 family peptidase; protein product: MQRVRASEYHDIAKPSDPRVSPDGDRVAFVRRVPEDDESDDATVYVVPVGGGEPRQFTTGEGADSQPRWSPSGDRLAFVSTRGGNDDRPQLWILPTSGGEARRVTDVPGGVSNPEWSPDGERLLFTQSVTPAEREDGIDLELPDEEYEREPPDPRVIDRHIYRAGARYIDDARSHVYVLDTDTEDVERVTDGDFDHVSATWGDSSTVFFGVKRGAEPDDSMTFDVDAYDLDAGEAETVTEVTGWMPMLAATPETLAYTWTPLENASMRQSEIDVLDLETGDVETVTEDIDRTVSALGLAFRKDALYFATPDEGRVVLRRATDDGVETVLDTGGHIDGFSVSSDAVAFTQSEWDHPGDVFAATPGGAEEVRLTRLNNEYLDDRAVSEPEELWFENGEGDSTDPSAEPSHTNTGPSAEPGHTNTGPSAEPGHTKIQGWVLTPPDFDPDETYPLAVEIHGGPHAMWSTAGTMWHEFQTLAAAGYVVFWSNPRGSTGYGEAFATAIERDWGDVTMTDVMAGTREVASREYVDDENTFVTGGSFGGYMTGWIVGHTDYFDGAVAQRGVYDLSSFYGSTDAFKLVEGDFGTTPWEEPDFLWEQSPVAYADQVETPTLVVHADNDFRVPVNNGEMFYLFMKKNGVDTRLVRYPREGHELSRSGEPGHVVDRLERIVRWFDGYSAHSDAERALDRPANDGLSAGDEDDGTDDTDTEE
- a CDS encoding inorganic phosphate transporter encodes the protein MAGLAVLVVAAVASLFMAWAIGAGSSGSTPFAPAVGANAIPVMRAGFLVGILGFAGAVFQGKNVSEAVGQDLIIGQSLSPTAAVIALTIAAVLVAVGVFTGYPIATAFTVTGAVVGTGLAMGGSPAWAKYQQIATLWVLVPFVGGGIAYATARALRGLDRDRVVISVLGGVVGVIVANVKFVFLGPSGVSRSLSAAVTPGLPGRAAVSMGVAALVALALYREISRNRARGQRRFLLALGSLVAFSAGGSQVGLAVGPLLPLVGGDVPITYVLVGGGIGLLAGSWTGAPRMIKALSQDYSSLGPRRSIAALIPSFAIAQVAVFFGIPVSFNEIIVSAIVGSGYAATGAGGGVSKRKMVFTVLAWVGSLGLALAASYGAYLGVDAVI
- a CDS encoding ArsA family ATPase gives rise to the protein MARFTFFGGKGGVGKTTVSAAYGLRCANAGLKTLLVSTDPAHSTSDVFGQQFGDDPQPVEGCDGLYAMEIDPEEEVEEHLMDVRRTMSEQVSEVVVKEMDRQIELAHQTPGAHEAALFDRFIQVMRESDDYDRVVFDTSPTGGTLRLLALPEFLGEWTDRLLEKRRESMRLYDMAAVGGKEPEKTAEDDPIIEHLRSRKEKFEFAARTLREDAAFYLVLNPDELSVRETSRTIETLRSYDLSVTGLVMNKVTPSPEDHEEGRGASYLRNRVATERERIDYVRGEFDVPLVAVIESRTTEITGDALEAVAAGLDVAVDD
- the upp gene encoding uracil phosphoribosyltransferase encodes the protein MPIEDRENAHVITHALAKDTLSRIRDESTEQVGFRKGLVKLGRICGYEVIDGVMETEYVELETPLAPTTGERVKGLDDVVIINVLRAATPFVEGLLKAFPRAKQGVISAGRDESGQREDGTFPITVDYVKLPEITEDDTVIVADPMLATGSTMCTVLDTVLDGQAEPENLFVLSAVSAPDGLLRVQDGFPEADLLTVSIDDHLNEEGYIIPGLGDAGDRAFRTK
- a CDS encoding cupin domain-containing protein; this translates as MEYHVVDPADISPTPDRPSDHHAVSDALGLERMALNVYRAEPGDQLPLAYHVHDEQEEAFYVLDGTLHVETPDGEHVVDTGELFVAEPESPHRAFVPADADTTVRALAVGAPAVDDVHPYEE
- a CDS encoding SRPBCC family protein, whose translation is MRTVSASRFVQEPLESVKRSLSPSSLIAYEGTFEVVGVEETESGARVAARMPGVSVSFAVSETADGWVYEQVGDAGPFEEMRTEASVTTVSGGVEVTLSSTVALGVPPAFLADRVAGWKRRRELERALDALAADLE
- a CDS encoding ABC transporter ATP-binding protein, with the protein product MTDGAEALVELDGVRKEYGDVTAVDGIDFTIRRGEFFSLVGPSGCGKTTTLRMISGFERPTAGTVRLDGADAADIPPNERDTNLVFQHLSLFPHMTVGENVEYGLKKSGVDAATRTEKSKEYLGLVDLDGYYDRKPNELSGGQQQRVALARALVNEPNVLLFDEPLSSLDRKLRKQMQVELRQIHDQVDGSFFYVTHDQEVAMTLSDRMAVLNEGRVEQVGPPEEIYREPASPFVADFIGDTNLVDGTADGDAVRIGGEGGFIVSDGVDASGSVTVSIRPEDIDVVETDWDFAGEVVDRYFQGDQTQYVVEPETDGLTEVTVVMQGQRTPVERGETGHFRVQPGAAVVFPEATE